The Haladaptatus sp. R4 DNA segment GCCGGGACCGCCGCGGTTCACCTCGTAGGTCCGGAACCCGACCTTGTCGAGCACGACCTCCGTCGTCCGCCCGTTCTCGGCCACCAGTTCGAGCACGAGCGTGTAGAGGTTCGGGTGTTCGGCCGACCACTGTTTCGGGGCGTCCACGTCGGTTTCCAGCGTCACCACCCCGCCGTCGGAATCGACGCCGTCGCGCCCGATAGCTCGACTTTCTTCGGTCCTCGTCCGTCGCCACAGTCCACGGAAGCGCTCCCTTCGTCGTCATCCTCGGGTTCGTACAGGGTTCCGCGAACCTCGTACCTGCCGCAGGGGCCGCCGTAGTTCGCGAGTTCGGCGGTGACTCGGAGGTGGCCGTCCTCGTACTCGTCGTCCAGTCCCGATTCGACGTCGAAATCCCTGACGTGCACCTTCGGCATCGAGAACAGGTAGACGCTCCGGTAGATGCCCGAGTATCGGAACATGTCGATGGTCTCCATCGCCTCTCCGTCCGAGAAGCGGTACACCTGCACCGTCAGTCGGTGTTCCTCGCCCGACGTGACGTGGTCCGTGATGTCGAACTCGCCCGGCGTCATCGACCCCTGCTGGAAGCCGACGTACTCGCCGTCCACCCAGACGAAGTACGCCTGTTTGACGCCCTCGAAGTGGAGGAACGTCTCTCGCCCGTCCCAGTCCTCCGGGACGTCGAACGTCCGGCGATACGTGCCCGTGGGGTTGATGTCGGGGATATCGACGGTGCCGTCGTCGCCCGGTACCAAGTCCCCTTCGAGCGGCGGGTCGTAGTTCACCCACGTCTCCTGCCAGTTCGTGTAGATGTACTGGCCGTATCCCTCGACCTGCCACGGTCGGGGAACGGTGATGTCCTCCCACTCCGTTTCGTCGTGCGTCGATGGCCGTTCGTCGGGACGCTCGTAGAACGCGAACTCCCAGTCGCCGTTCAGTAGTTCGAAGTACGCTGACTCCGCGAATCGCTCCTCGAACGCCGTGAACGGTTCGTCGGCGCGACGGGCGGTTTCGGCGGACTCGTACGGTACCGTCGGCGTGGTGTGCGTGGGTTCGCGGTGTTGTGCGAACACGCTCGGGTCCTCGATGTAGTCGGTCAAGTTCTCTATCCGTCCGGGGCCGCCCCCCTCCGTCTCCGGTGTGTCCGGTGCGGACGGTTCGACCGCCGCCGCTCGGTTCACCTCGGTAGAGGCCAGCGGGACGAGCGCACCCGCCCCCGTCATCTGTAGGAACGTTCGTCGTGTCGCCCTCGTTCGGCTCTGCGTCTCGGAACTCCGTGAATCGTTCTTGCTCA contains these protein-coding regions:
- a CDS encoding sugar-binding domain-containing protein, whose translation is MSKNDSRSSETQSRTRATRRTFLQMTGAGALVPLASTEVNRAAAVEPSAPDTPETEGGGPGRIENLTDYIEDPSVFAQHREPTHTTPTVPYESAETARRADEPFTAFEERFAESAYFELLNGDWEFAFYERPDERPSTHDETEWEDITVPRPWQVEGYGQYIYTNWQETWVNYDPPLEGDLVPGDDGTVDIPDINPTGTYRRTFDVPEDWDGRETFLHFEGVKQAYFVWVDGEYVGFQQGSMTPGEFDITDHVTSGEEHRLTVQVYRFSDGEAMETIDMFRYSGIYRSVYLFSMPKVHVRDFDVESGLDDEYEDGHLRVTAELANYGGPCGRYEVRGTLYEPEDDDEGSASVDCGDGRGPKKVELSGATASIPTAGW